The Rhodothermales bacterium genomic interval TTTGCCATTTCCTTGTCGAGTTGGACAACAGATCCTTCTTGTATGTCGCACGCCCCGGACCATCCGAAGCGCCGTGCGCGTGAGCCTCCTCCCGGACTTGAACCGGGGACCCCTTCCTTACCATGGAAGTGCTCTACCGCTGAGCTAAGGAGGCACAGACAACAGCCAACGGCCATGACAGCCGTTGCGCCGCTCACCCCGCCTCTCGGCGGGATGTTGAGCGGGAGACGGGATTCGAACCCGCGACCCTCAGCTTGGAAGGCTGATGCTCTACCATCTGAGCTACTCCCGCGCGCACGCAGGTCCGCCCGTCCGACGCTCCTTCCATTCAGAAGTTGCATCTTCCAGGCAGTGTGGACAGGGGAGGATTCGAACCTCCGAAGGCTAAGCCACTGGATTTACAGTCCAGCCCGGTTGACCGCTTCGGTACCTGTCCATGAAAATGTTGAGCTGGCAGAGGGACTCGAACCCCCGACCTGCTGATTACAAATCAGCTGCTCTACCAACTGAGCTATGCCAGCAAGTCATTACAAAAGGCCAGACAGGAAAGTTAACCGGGGTTCCGACCAGAGTCAACTGTATGCGTCATAAAGGATCGGTGAAACCGTTCGACTAACGCTCCCTCCTGTACCGGGCGATCTGCCACGCCATGAAAGCCACGACGACCCCCGTCAGCGCCCAACCGTACGTCTGGATGTACGTTCCGACCTGCTCCCAGTTCTCCCCGAGATACCAGCCTCCCGCCACGATGACGGTGGTCCAGACCAGGGAACTGACGGTGCACCAGAACGCCGTCTTGCCCGGATTCATGTGGGCCAGCCCCACGGTCAACGAAATGACGGATCGGAGTCCGGACAGGAACCGGTTGGCCATGACCAGGCGGAATCCCCAATGTTGCAAATGCTTCCGGACCACATGGATCCGCCTTTTGGGCAGCCACTTGAGCCGATCCGGATCGAGGACCGCATGTCCCAATCGCGCGCCGATGACATACATGGTCATGAATCCGGCACTGCCGCCCACCGTGGCCAGCAGGATAACGAGCACCGGATCGAGCAATCCCAGACCGGCCATGTAGCCGCCAAAAACCACGAGCATGTCACCCGGAACGGGAGGCACCACGTTTTCTCCGTAAGAGACGGCCAGGATGAGCACATACACCCAGACGGCCGGCAAGGCCTCGAGCCACTGGACCAGATCCCCAAGAGTGTCACTCATGGACCTGCAGCAGGCAGACCGCCTGTGCCGCCATTCCCTGTTCCGTCCCCACGAAACCCATCCGTTCGCTGGTGGTCGCCTTGACGGACACACACGACACCGGCACCCCGAGCACACCCGCAATTCGTTCGCGCATGGCATCCACATGGGGCCGCAGACGAGGGCGCTCAGCCACGACGGTGGCGTCCACATTCACGACACGCCACCCGGACGCCTGTACGCGCCGCACCACCTCGGCCAGGAGCATCATGCTGTCCGCATCCTTCCACTCGGGATCGGTATCCGGGAAGAGGGCGCCGATGTCCCCGAGCGCCGCGGCACCCAGGAGCGCATCGGAAATCGCATGGAGCAGGACATCCGCATCGGAGTGGCCGTCGAGCCCGCGATCAAACGGGACATGCACGCCGCCCAACATGAGGCGGCGCCCCTCCACCAACCGATGCACATCGTATCCGAAGCCTATCCGCACGGCATCAACCCGTTTTTTCTTCATTCATCACCCGTTCCCACACCGGCCAGAAATGCCGGGCCCGATCCCAGTCCGACGGGGTCGTGATCTTCACATTGTCCGCATCGCCCTCGACCAGATGGACGGGATGTCCCGCCCACTGCACGAGACCCACATCATCCGTGCCTTCCACCCCTTCGTCCACCGCCCGCGCGTGGGCCTTCAGGACCCACTCCCGACGGAACCCCTGTGGGGTCTGCACGCGATACACGCCGTCCCGGTCGATGGTTTCGCCGAATTGCCCCTCCGTGACACGACGGAGCGTATCGGAGACGGGAACGGCCAGGGAAGCAGCGCCGTGTTGACGCACGGCCTCCACCACCGCGGCGACAGCAGACATGCGGACAAACGGTCGCACGGCATCGTGGATGAGGACCACGTCGACGCTCTCGGGTACCGTGAACAGGGCTGCACGCACGGATTCCTGGCGCGACATGCCACCGGGAATGACCCGCCGCAGCTTGGTGATGCCGACATTCCGCAACTCCTCGTTGAGGGGGGCCACCGCTTCCCCGGGTGTGGCCACGATGATGTGATCCACCAGCGGATGCCGTTCAAACACCAGGATGGTCTGCACGAGCACGCTGCGACTTCCCAACAGGCGGAACTGTTTGCGGTGCCCACCCAGGCGCGTGCCTTGCCCGGCTGCCGGAATGATGACCGCGACTTCCATTCGGGATCAGAGGATGAGCATGGCGTCGCCGAAGGAGAACAACCGGTACTTCTCCTTGATGGCTTCCTGATAGGCTTCCATGACGAACTCGTACCCGGCAAACGCCGAGACCAGCATGAGCAGCGTGCTCGCCGGCATATGGAAATTCGTCAGCAGGCGCTGGGTGATATAGAATTCGTATTCCGGGTAGATGAACTTGTCGGTCCAGCCCCGATTGGCCTTCAGGTTGTAGGACGCGGACAACGACGTCTCGATGGCCCGGACCACGGTCGTTCCGACGGCCGTCACCGAATTGGTCTTGGATGCGAGCGCCAGGTTGGCGCGCTCGGCCACTTCCGGCGTGATGTGGAAGAACTCGGAGTCCATCCGATGCTTCGTCAGGTCCTCGACTTCAACCGAACGGAACGTGCCGAGCCCGACATGCAAGGTGACCGGCAGCAGGTCCACGCCTTTGTTCTGGAGGGCCAGGTGCACACTGGGCGTGAAGTGGAGACCGGCCGTGGGTGCAGCGACAGCACCCCGCTCCTCGGCGAACATGGTCTGATAGCGCTCCCGATCCTGGTTTTCGACATCCCGCTTCAGGTACGGCGGAATCGGGGTCTCCCCGATCTCGTCGATCTTCTCGTACAACTCCTCGTTCGTCCCCTCGAACACGAACCGGATGGTACGACCGCGCGACGTGGTGTTGTCGATGACTTCCGCAATGAGGTCATTCTCGAAATACAGCTTGTTGCCGATCCGGATCTTGCGGGCCGGATCCACGATCACGTCCCAGAGACGGCTCTCCGGATTCAGCTCGCGCAGCAGGAAGACCTCTATCCGCGCACCGGTTTTCTCCTTGTTGCCGAAAAGGCGGGCCGGGAATACCTTGGTATTGTTGACCAGCATGACATCGCCCTTGTCGTAATAATCGACGATATCGGTGAACTTCCGGTGTTCAATGGTCTTGTCCTTCCGGTTGAGGACCATGAGACGCGCACTGTCACGCGGCTCCGCAGGGTACTTGGCAATCAAGTTCTTGGGATACTCGAACTTGAAATCGGAGAGCTTCATTTTCACAGAATTGGCCGCAATTTCTGTTGACAGGACAGGTGTGAATGGGGGGCACCCAAAGACAATAAATATACGGTCATGATGAGGCGGCTCCAAACGAAGAAACTGTGCCGGTTGACGCTCGGATGGATGCGCCGGGCGCCGGGACTCGTCGCCGTGTTGTTTGCGGTCGCGGCATTCGGATGCGACGCAGGGCTCGAGCCCCCACCGGAGCCGGGATTCGGCCGTCTTGAGGTTCACGTCGCCTATACCGGGGAGTGGCCGCCCGCCCAGGAATTGCGCGATTTACGGTTCGTGGCCCTGCGGTTCGTCCCGCGCGATACGACCGATCTGCTGCAATTGAACCGGATGGTCATCAGCGGAAGGCTGGACCGGAACGTACCGGCCGACACGATCGCGTTGGACATGGTGCCTGAGGGCACGTACGTGTATGCCGGGGTCGCCCAGCAGTTTTCCGCAGACCTGTTTGCATGGCGCCCCGTCGGGCTGGTGGACGGCGCATTTGACGTCCTGCCGGGTGCGGTGACCCGGGTGACGACCCACGTGGATTTCGGAAGCCTTCCACCCTTTCCACCCCCGCAGCCATGAGGATCCGTTACACACCCGGCCTGCATGGCCTCCTTCATGGCGTTCGGACCGTCGCCGTGTGGGTCGCGACTGTCGTGACTGTGGTACTCCTGTCCGGCCTGGCATCACGCACGGCCGCCGCCCAGTTCATCCAGGGCACGGTGTCGGACGGTTCAGGCGAGGGCATTCCTGGAGCCAACGTGGTGGTGGACGGTACGGCGACCGGCACGGCCGCCGACGTCCGGGGCGCCTTCCTGCTGGGACCCTTGCCCGAGGGGGTGACCGTGCTCAAGGTCTCGGCCGTGGGTTTCCATTCCGCCCGGCTCACGGTCCGCGTGCGGTCCGACACGGTGACCGTACGCGTGGTCCTCGAAGAACAGGTCTTTGAATCGGACGAGGTCGTAGTGGTAGCATCCCGGCGCGAACAGCCCTCCCATCGCATTCCGGTAAGCGTGGCCACGCTTTCAGCCGAGCAGCTGGCGCGACGGAATGTCCAGGTGCTGGACGATGCACTCCGCGGCGTATCGGGCGTCCACGTGCAGGGCAACCAGGTGACCATCCGGGGGTCGAGCGGGTTTGCCTACAACACCGGCAGCCGCGTCCTGGTCATGCTCGACGGCATGCCCCTCCTGGCCCCCGACACGGACGGGATTCCACTGGAGGCCCTGCCCATGTCCGAGATCGAGCGCGTTGAGGTACTCAAAGGACCGGGCTCGGCGTTGTACGGAGGCGGGGCCCTGGGGGGCGTAGTGAACATTGTGACCCGAAGCCTCCCCGACCGACCTGAAACGCGCATTTCTGCCTGGTCGGGCGTCTGGGAGCCGGTCCGCGAGCCGGTGTGGCGCGACGCCTGGGACGGCGGTGGCCGGCCGCGTCCGTTCGCAGGTGCCTCCATGTCCCATGCACGGCGGACGTCCGACGCGTTCGGGTACTGGATTTCCGGCTCGGTCCGTCGTGACCTCGGGTATCTCCGGGACACGGCACGGACGTCTGTGCATGTCTACGGCAAGACGCTCTGGCAGCCTTCCCCGTCCACGAAGTTGGATGTCCTCTCGGGCATCATGGTACGCGAACGCGACAATTTCCTGTTCTGGGCATCGGGACGTGACGTGCTGCGCCCGGGCCGCATTTCCCTGCCTGACGCCGATACGTCCACGCCAAACGGAGCGACGGATGACTTTATCAACCAGTTCACGCTCCTGCCGTCCTGGACGCATTTCCTGGGCAGCCGCTTCTACTACGAGGTTCGCGGGCGGTTGTACGGAGCCCTCATCCGGCCCATCGACAGCCAGGGAAGGTACATGCCGTTGGCGGACGGATCGGTCGGGTACCGGTATGGCAGCGAAGGCCAGGTGCACGCGTTCCCGGATGCCCGGACCCGACTGACGGCCGGCGTGTCCTTCGACGCCCTCTCCAACCGGAACTCCTTCTTCGTGACCACCGACGGGACCGAATCGGGCTCCCAGCCCGAGGGCGCGGTGTTCATCCATGCGGAACGCGAAATGCCGGGCGGTCTCGAATGGGTGGCTGGACTGCGCCATGACCGCTACCGCATAGATCGCAGCCGGACCGAGGCGCAGACCTCGCCGAAACTGGCCGTGGCCTGGACGCCCGACCCGCGCGTATCGTTCCGTCTGGCGTGGGGCGCAGGATTCCGGATTCCATCCTTCGCCGAGCGATATACGGACAACCAGGAGTTCTTCCCGATCGTCCGGAATCTGGATCTGTTGCCGGAGCGCAGCCGCAGTACGGAAGGGGGGGTCCGGCTCAGGAACGCCTGGGCCCGCCTTGATGCCAGCGTGTTTTCCACCACCTACGATGACCTGGTGGAACCCCGCCTGGTCCCTGCACTGCAGGCGTTCCAGTTCATCAATGTGTCACGTGCCGAAATATTCGGCACCGAGGTGACGCTGGAAATCCGGGATCCGGGACCGGGTGCCGGCGCAGCATGGCAGGTGGAGGCCGGGTACACGTGGCTGGATACGGAAGATGCGGTGTCGGGCGAGCCCCTTCCCTTCCGGGCGCGCCATCTGTTGCATGCGTCGGGGACACTGCAGCCCCTGAGGCGACTCTCACTGGGTGCCGCCTACCGATACGTCAGCCGGCCGGACCGCGTGGATACCGACTTCGCCCGATTCGTCACGGATGCGGATCTGATGGTCGCGACGCATCTGCTGGACGTGAGTGTCGGGTGGTCAGGTCGCGCGTGGCGCATCACCCTGAATACGGACAACGCCCTGGCCTACGCCTACGTGGAGCGCCCCGCCTATTTCGGGGTGCCCCGACACTGGTCGTTGCGGTTGGACTGGACCTTTTGACCCTGTTTCAGGCGCCGAAAAGCAGCGTCAGAACGGCTTGTTGATGCCCATCCACGCCGCTGCGCCACCCAAAACGATGATGAGGATCCACCACAGCATGGGGCTTCCCTTGCCCTTGTTGACCAGCGCGATGGACGCACCGAACACCAGCCAGATGACCAGTTTGCCATAGATCCAGTTCGGCAGGCCGTCCGTCATGCCGAGCCGCGCCAGCATGCCGAACCCGGACACGAGGATGAGCAACATGCCGACGCCGTGAAGGATGGAGAGCATCTTGCGGGCGGGATTCACGACCGGGCTCCCACCGGTGGCCGAGCCGGCTCCATACAACCTGAAGTACACGGCAGACGCCACGGACTGGATGATCAGGATAAGACCCAGGATGTGCAGGAGGTTGTAGAAAGCGTGACTCATGAGGCTGTCAGATTCGGTTCGGGTAGAGTTCGCGGGCAATCCGCAGGACCGCATGGTAGAGGTGCGGACCGGGTACAAGAATATCGGGCCCGAGGCGGACAATATGTGCTTTTTCCTGAATTTCACGGCGGGGAGGCCGGCCGGCCGCTCGGTCAAGCAGATCCGGCGTCCACGGGGGCGGTTCGCGCCCGTCGTCCAGGAGCACGTCGCACACAGCCAGGTGCTCCGGTCCGGCCTTCCGGTCAATACCCAACTGCGTGCGCAGTGTCGCAAGCCGTGCCTCGCCCTCCGCGATGACCCTCATCATGCCCGCCTGGCAGCCGGTTGCGGCCCCGAGTGCCAGCGCCCGGGCCAGGATCTGCTTGAAGGTCTGTGGCTGCCACGCCAGGCGCTGCTCCTCAAGCGCCCGTGCTCCCGATTGCCCGATGGTGATCCACCCCGCCGCTCCGTCGCTCTCCTCACCGCGTCCGGCATCCTCTGTTTCACGCAGGTCACCGTCATATCCGGCCGCCAGGAGCCATTCCCGTGCACCCGGAGCATCATGCAGGACCACTCTATAGCCGCTCACGGCAAGGCCGGGCGTTCGAGGTGGAACGACGTGTTGGATTGGATGAACGCAGCCACAGCAAGCACGGCTTGGTCCCGGTACAGGTCCCCGATGATGGTCAGGCTCTCGACCTGGCCGTCGGGAGCCGCCACGGTGTTCGGGAACGTGATGGATGGATGCCCCGTCAGGTTCGTAATGGCCAGCTGATTCGCACCGAATGTGGGTACGACGACCACGTCTACATCCCGGAAAACCGCCCTCATGTCCTGCATGAGGAGGGTTCGCGCCCGGGAGGCATTGATGTATTCCACGGCCGGAATGAACCGGGCAGCCCGGAACGTGGCCGGCCATGCTCCGTCGTCCTGACGCACCAGTTCATCCGCCCGTCCGGACCGGATGAGATCATCGAAGGCTGCTGCTGCTTCGGCCCGGAGCATCTGCAGCATGGGACCGGTTGCCCGGTCCGGAAGCGTCACCGGACGCAGTGCTACGCCATGGCTGCGCAGCAACCCGTGGATGCTCCGATCGGCCTCGGTGTTCCGGTAGTCCGGCACATCCACCACGCCCACGCGCAGATCCTGGATGTGCCGCTCGGGTGGCCATTCAAACGGCATGGTAATGGAAGTCGGATCGCTGGGCGAGGCTCCGTGGATGGCACCGAATACCAGGGCGCAATCCTCGGCAGACCGACACATGGGACCCAGTTTGTCCATGGTCCAGGACAAGGTCATGGCTCCCGTCCTGCTTATGCGTCCGAACGTCGGGCGCAGACCGGTCACGCCGTTCCGGTTGGAGGGCGACACGATGGACCCCAGCGTCTCGCTGCCAATGGCGAACGGAACGCAACCTGCGGCCACCGCTGAACCGGGCCCGGCCGACGAGCCGCTGGAACCCCGTTCCGTATTCCAGGGCGTTTTCGTCGTTCCACCGAACCAGACATCCCCCATCGCCAGCGCGCCGAGCGTCAGCTTGGCCACGAGTACGGCGCCGGCATCGTCCAACAACCGCACCACGTCGGCATCCTCGTCCAGCACTTGGTGTTCGTAGGGTTTCGCCCCCCACGTAGTCGGATACCCGCGCGTGGACAACAGATCCTTGGCTCCCCAGGGGATACCGTGCAGCGGCCCTCTCCAGTGGCCGGCATCCAGTTCGGCATCGGCGGCGCGGGCCTGCCGGAGCGCCCGGTCGGCGGTCAGTGAAACGACGCACTTCAGCACGGGGTCGAACCGGCGCAACCGGGCCAGACAGAGCTCCGTGAGCTCCACACTTGTCACGAGCCGGGCTTTCAACAACGCAGACAGCCGGGCCACACCGGCAAACGCGAGGTCTTCCTCGGTGTCGGGCCGCCCGGCTGCCGGGGGTGGTGTCCACGAAATGGGTGCCCGGGCGGCCATTCCCTGCGGCCGGAGGCCACCGATATCCGGGTTGAAGACCAACGAGGGCAGCACATGATTGGGCAACGGCGTTTCCCGGAGCACATCATACTGGACCCGGGCTTCCTTCAGTCTGTCCAGGATCTGCTCCCGCTGGGCATCGGTGAAAGACAGGCCAGCCAACTGCTCCGCTTCCTGGATGGTGGCCAAGGTGATTTCGGCGCTCGCCACGCCCGGTCCTCCCCCCGACTCGCGGACGTGGCGCGCGTAGAGCGCGCCCGGGAAGAGGGTACTGGCGGCCCCCGCGAGGGCCGCGGCTTCAAGGAAATGCCTGCGATCAATCATGGCAGGACGGGCTCGGGGCCCGCAGTCAAGAAGGCTGTTGAACGGTATGACAAATCGGGCGGACGTCCAGTCCGCGGATGCCAATTTCGCCGATGAGCGTGCCATCGTCAAACGGAACGAAGAAAAGGCCTTCGGCATCGCCCGTGAGGAGCGTATTCGGGCCAATTCGTCCGGTGACGGATTGCTCTACACGCCGATCGTCTGAACGGAAAATGAGCGTCATGTCGTAGACGGCGGGACATCCCGCGTGATTGACGAGCTTGAGGGCGACCCCGTTGTTGCGATTATCCGCTTCGGAGTAGAATACGTACTCCACAGCAAGGCTGTCCTGCATGACTATCCGCTTCCAGGCCCAATCGGTGGAGGTCTGCTGTCCCGTGGCGGCATCGGGCAGGCCGCCGACGGCAAGCACGGTACTCAGGGCCAGGATCCGCATGATCAGCTGCCTTGCCTGCGCCACCCGCCGGGTCACGTGCCCAGGCGTGCCAGCACGTCCTTGGCTGTGCGAACGACGTTTTCGGGGGTGATGCCCAGCTCCTCAAACAGGACTTCGGCTGGAGCCGATGCACCGAAACGGTCAATCCCGACCGATGCGCCGTGATCGCCCACATACCGCTCCCAGCCGAACGTGATTCCGGCTTCCACCGAAACGCGGGCCCGGATGGCATTCGGGAGCACGCTCTCTTTATAGGCCGCATCCTGGCGCTGGAAGACCTCCCAGCACGGCATGGAGACCACGCGCACGCCGACACCGTCTGCCTCCAACACATCGGCCGCTTTCAATGCCACCTCGACTTCGCTTCCGGTTGCCAGAAGCAGGACTTGAAGCCGGGCGGTCGCCTCTCGCAGGATATAGGCTCCTTTGAGCGCGCCTTCGGCCGCACCATGACGGGACCGGTCGAGCGTCGGCAGTTTCTGGCGGGTCAGCGCCAACAGCGTGGGCCGGTCCGTGGTCTCGAGAGCCAACCGCCACGCCATGGACGTTTCGTTGGCATCGGCCGGGCGAACGAATTGCAGGTTCGGAATGGCGCGCAGGGCCATGTAATGTTCGATCGGCTGATGGGTCGGCCCGTCCTCCCCCAGTCCGACGGAATCGTGCGTGAGCACGTACGTCACCGGC includes:
- a CDS encoding DedA family protein → MSDTLGDLVQWLEALPAVWVYVLILAVSYGENVVPPVPGDMLVVFGGYMAGLGLLDPVLVILLATVGGSAGFMTMYVIGARLGHAVLDPDRLKWLPKRRIHVVRKHLQHWGFRLVMANRFLSGLRSVISLTVGLAHMNPGKTAFWCTVSSLVWTTVIVAGGWYLGENWEQVGTYIQTYGWALTGVVVAFMAWQIARYRRER
- the ispF gene encoding 2-C-methyl-D-erythritol 2,4-cyclodiphosphate synthase; this translates as MRIGFGYDVHRLVEGRRLMLGGVHVPFDRGLDGHSDADVLLHAISDALLGAAALGDIGALFPDTDPEWKDADSMMLLAEVVRRVQASGWRVVNVDATVVAERPRLRPHVDAMRERIAGVLGVPVSCVSVKATTSERMGFVGTEQGMAAQAVCLLQVHE
- the ispD gene encoding 2-C-methyl-D-erythritol 4-phosphate cytidylyltransferase codes for the protein MEVAVIIPAAGQGTRLGGHRKQFRLLGSRSVLVQTILVFERHPLVDHIIVATPGEAVAPLNEELRNVGITKLRRVIPGGMSRQESVRAALFTVPESVDVVLIHDAVRPFVRMSAVAAVVEAVRQHGAASLAVPVSDTLRRVTEGQFGETIDRDGVYRVQTPQGFRREWVLKAHARAVDEGVEGTDDVGLVQWAGHPVHLVEGDADNVKITTPSDWDRARHFWPVWERVMNEEKTG
- the queA gene encoding tRNA preQ1(34) S-adenosylmethionine ribosyltransferase-isomerase QueA, with the translated sequence MKLSDFKFEYPKNLIAKYPAEPRDSARLMVLNRKDKTIEHRKFTDIVDYYDKGDVMLVNNTKVFPARLFGNKEKTGARIEVFLLRELNPESRLWDVIVDPARKIRIGNKLYFENDLIAEVIDNTTSRGRTIRFVFEGTNEELYEKIDEIGETPIPPYLKRDVENQDRERYQTMFAEERGAVAAPTAGLHFTPSVHLALQNKGVDLLPVTLHVGLGTFRSVEVEDLTKHRMDSEFFHITPEVAERANLALASKTNSVTAVGTTVVRAIETSLSASYNLKANRGWTDKFIYPEYEFYITQRLLTNFHMPASTLLMLVSAFAGYEFVMEAYQEAIKEKYRLFSFGDAMLIL
- a CDS encoding TonB-dependent receptor, whose protein sequence is MRIRYTPGLHGLLHGVRTVAVWVATVVTVVLLSGLASRTAAAQFIQGTVSDGSGEGIPGANVVVDGTATGTAADVRGAFLLGPLPEGVTVLKVSAVGFHSARLTVRVRSDTVTVRVVLEEQVFESDEVVVVASRREQPSHRIPVSVATLSAEQLARRNVQVLDDALRGVSGVHVQGNQVTIRGSSGFAYNTGSRVLVMLDGMPLLAPDTDGIPLEALPMSEIERVEVLKGPGSALYGGGALGGVVNIVTRSLPDRPETRISAWSGVWEPVREPVWRDAWDGGGRPRPFAGASMSHARRTSDAFGYWISGSVRRDLGYLRDTARTSVHVYGKTLWQPSPSTKLDVLSGIMVRERDNFLFWASGRDVLRPGRISLPDADTSTPNGATDDFINQFTLLPSWTHFLGSRFYYEVRGRLYGALIRPIDSQGRYMPLADGSVGYRYGSEGQVHAFPDARTRLTAGVSFDALSNRNSFFVTTDGTESGSQPEGAVFIHAEREMPGGLEWVAGLRHDRYRIDRSRTEAQTSPKLAVAWTPDPRVSFRLAWGAGFRIPSFAERYTDNQEFFPIVRNLDLLPERSRSTEGGVRLRNAWARLDASVFSTTYDDLVEPRLVPALQAFQFINVSRAEIFGTEVTLEIRDPGPGAGAAWQVEAGYTWLDTEDAVSGEPLPFRARHLLHASGTLQPLRRLSLGAAYRYVSRPDRVDTDFARFVTDADLMVATHLLDVSVGWSGRAWRITLNTDNALAYAYVERPAYFGVPRHWSLRLDWTF
- a CDS encoding amidase encodes the protein MIDRRHFLEAAALAGAASTLFPGALYARHVRESGGGPGVASAEITLATIQEAEQLAGLSFTDAQREQILDRLKEARVQYDVLRETPLPNHVLPSLVFNPDIGGLRPQGMAARAPISWTPPPAAGRPDTEEDLAFAGVARLSALLKARLVTSVELTELCLARLRRFDPVLKCVVSLTADRALRQARAADAELDAGHWRGPLHGIPWGAKDLLSTRGYPTTWGAKPYEHQVLDEDADVVRLLDDAGAVLVAKLTLGALAMGDVWFGGTTKTPWNTERGSSGSSAGPGSAVAAGCVPFAIGSETLGSIVSPSNRNGVTGLRPTFGRISRTGAMTLSWTMDKLGPMCRSAEDCALVFGAIHGASPSDPTSITMPFEWPPERHIQDLRVGVVDVPDYRNTEADRSIHGLLRSHGVALRPVTLPDRATGPMLQMLRAEAAAAFDDLIRSGRADELVRQDDGAWPATFRAARFIPAVEYINASRARTLLMQDMRAVFRDVDVVVVPTFGANQLAITNLTGHPSITFPNTVAAPDGQVESLTIIGDLYRDQAVLAVAAFIQSNTSFHLERPALP